The following proteins come from a genomic window of Nostoc sp. ATCC 53789:
- a CDS encoding element excision factor XisH family protein: MPARDIYHNAVRNALEKDSWQITKDPFILKWGTRDLYIDLGAEKLIAAEKSGEKIAVEIKSFIGASPVTDLENALGQYILYYDILTRLEADRRLYLAIRQETYSELFQEPIGKILLENQRLCLLVFDSKREVVLQWIP, from the coding sequence ATGCCAGCTAGAGACATTTACCATAATGCCGTTAGAAATGCCCTAGAAAAAGATAGTTGGCAAATCACCAAAGATCCATTTATTCTCAAATGGGGTACAAGAGATTTATATATAGACTTAGGTGCAGAAAAACTCATAGCCGCCGAAAAAAGCGGAGAGAAAATAGCAGTCGAAATTAAAAGCTTTATAGGTGCTTCTCCAGTCACTGACCTAGAAAATGCTTTAGGGCAATATATCTTATATTACGATATTCTCACTCGTTTAGAAGCTGACCGTCGCTTGTATCTGGCTATTCGTCAAGAAACCTACTCAGAACTATTTCAAGAACCAATTGGTAAAATATTATTAGAAAATCAACGCCTTTGTTTACTTGTCTTCGATTCAAAACGAGAGGTGGTACTGCAATGGATACCTTAG
- a CDS encoding XisI protein: MDTLDNYRQIIQKILNEYAQLPYAYGELERQLIIDQAANHYLLLTLGWENNQRVHGCLVHIDLINDKIWIQRDGTEYGMANELVNAGIPKNKIVLAFQPADIRQYTEFAVT, from the coding sequence ATGGATACCTTAGATAATTATCGCCAAATCATTCAAAAAATATTAAACGAATACGCCCAACTCCCCTATGCTTACGGAGAGCTAGAAAGACAACTAATTATAGACCAAGCCGCCAACCATTACCTACTACTAACATTAGGCTGGGAAAATAATCAACGGGTGCATGGTTGCTTAGTCCATATTGACCTTATCAACGATAAAATCTGGATTCAAAGAGACGGTACAGAATACGGTATGGCAAATGAACTTGTTAACGCTGGTATTCCTAAAAATAAAATTGTTCTAGCCTTTCAACCAGCCGATATCAGACAATATACTGAATTTGCAGTTACTTAA